A single region of the Candidatus Micrarchaeota archaeon genome encodes:
- a CDS encoding 50S ribosomal protein L16, with protein MASLRPARTCRDVDKPAWTRWSKKKPRKSYVKARPHTNLYHMDMGVDRDDYDVVVKLVSKVPIQLRDGALESARLAVHKYMQRVAKDNYKFKILPYPHIILREHRMLTGAGADRLSSGMKKAFGRPTDRAARLKKGQTLFVVRTYSKNVNHVLEAYRRARCKLSGRYGVEIEQITSEEKNA; from the coding sequence ATGGCGAGTTTGAGACCTGCCAGAACATGCAGAGACGTTGATAAACCTGCCTGGACCAGATGGTCTAAGAAAAAGCCTAGAAAATCGTATGTGAAAGCGCGGCCGCATACTAACCTGTATCATATGGACATGGGTGTTGATAGAGATGATTATGATGTAGTAGTTAAACTTGTGAGCAAGGTTCCGATCCAACTCAGGGACGGTGCTTTGGAAAGTGCCCGGTTGGCTGTGCATAAGTACATGCAACGTGTGGCAAAGGATAACTATAAGTTCAAGATACTGCCTTATCCGCATATCATACTACGGGAACATCGGATGCTCACAGGCGCAGGCGCAGATAGACTTTCCTCTGGTATGAAGAAGGCTTTCGGTAGGCCTACCGACCGTGCGGCAAGGCTTAAGAAGGGGCAGACGTTGTTCGTTGTCAGAACGTATTCAAAGAATGTCAACCACGTTCTTGAGGCGTATCGCAGGGCCAGATGCAAACTTTCCGGTAGGTACGGTGTCGAGATAGAACAGATAACTTCTGAAGAAAAGAATGCTTGA